From Rudanella lutea DSM 19387, a single genomic window includes:
- a CDS encoding M23 family metallopeptidase: protein MIKNRIAWLIAFGCIGLSTLHAQAQERGLFKNSRIKPKTTYNPNFPAAEEKKQADVFEQETTSLRFNNQFEPKKEVNPVVAEDTSMIDQGETSVVEVIDSVQVGDEWVKIADYYAVWDSRHIDPYNINPLDFDEVIDIKLYDPPANRFWSAPLQQGKLTSNFGYRWGRWHTGADLDCETGDPVYAAFDGIVRVVGWDGNGYGRYVLIRHYNGLETLYGHMSKQLVESGQLVKAGDQIGLGGNTGRSYGAHLHYETRYEGNPFSPLNIYAFPENVVTSDHFLLTSKVWDYLRGGRNASSGSDLSFKPKFKRTVLHRVRSGETLSSIAGRYGMSASTLARKNHMSQRTKIRPGQKLRVN from the coding sequence ATGATAAAAAACCGGATTGCCTGGCTAATCGCCTTCGGATGCATAGGCCTGAGCACGCTACATGCGCAGGCTCAGGAGCGGGGCTTATTCAAAAACTCGCGCATCAAGCCCAAAACTACCTACAACCCCAACTTCCCGGCGGCCGAAGAAAAGAAACAAGCCGATGTGTTCGAGCAGGAAACAACCAGCCTGCGTTTCAACAATCAATTTGAGCCGAAAAAGGAAGTAAACCCAGTCGTGGCTGAAGATACCAGCATGATCGACCAGGGTGAAACGAGCGTGGTAGAAGTAATCGACTCGGTTCAGGTGGGCGACGAGTGGGTAAAAATTGCGGATTACTACGCCGTTTGGGACTCCCGCCATATTGACCCTTACAACATTAACCCGCTTGACTTCGATGAGGTAATCGATATTAAGCTGTACGATCCACCGGCCAACCGGTTCTGGTCGGCCCCACTCCAACAAGGCAAACTCACCTCAAACTTCGGCTACCGCTGGGGGCGCTGGCATACCGGTGCCGACCTCGACTGCGAAACCGGCGACCCAGTTTACGCGGCTTTCGATGGTATCGTGCGGGTAGTTGGCTGGGATGGAAACGGATACGGGCGGTATGTGCTGATTCGGCACTACAACGGTCTCGAAACACTCTACGGCCACATGTCAAAACAACTCGTAGAGTCAGGTCAATTAGTGAAAGCCGGTGATCAAATCGGGCTCGGTGGCAACACAGGCCGGAGTTATGGCGCGCACCTCCATTACGAAACCCGCTACGAAGGCAACCCTTTCAGCCCGCTCAATATTTACGCTTTCCCCGAAAACGTGGTCACCTCCGACCACTTTCTGCTGACCAGTAAGGTGTGGGATTACCTACGCGGAGGTCGCAACGCCAGTTCGGGCTCAGATCTGAGCTTTAAGCCCAAGTTCAAGCGGACCGTACTTCATCGGGTACGCTCAGGCGAGACCCTCTCGTCGATTGCCGGCCGCTATGGGATGTCGGCCTCTACACTGGCCCGGAAAAATCACATGTCGCAGCGTACCAAAATTCGGCCGGGGCAAAAGCTACGTGTCAATTAG
- the trxB gene encoding thioredoxin-disulfide reductase, producing MTPEHVKCLIIGSGPAGYTAAIYAARANMQPVLYQGAQPGGQLTITTEVDNFPGYPQGVNGPQMMQDLEAQARRFGSDVRYGVVTSVQFEANPGPGRPHRAVVDEKHEITADSIIISTGASAKWLGLPSEMRLNGRGVSACAVCDGFFFRNQDVAIVGAGDTAAEEASYLSNICRKVYMLVRRDQMRASRFMQQRVLSKDNIEVLWNTETLEVLGDEEVNGILIQDTVTGEQRTLDVTGFFVAIGHKPNTDIFKNYLDMDSNGYILTEKGSTRTNIPGVFACGDAQDNVYRQAITAAGTGCMAALDAERYLVTLEMQEHLVA from the coding sequence ATGACTCCCGAACATGTAAAGTGCCTTATTATTGGCTCCGGACCCGCCGGATATACAGCAGCTATTTATGCCGCACGGGCCAATATGCAACCCGTATTGTATCAGGGTGCCCAACCGGGTGGCCAATTAACCATCACAACTGAAGTCGATAATTTCCCCGGCTACCCACAGGGTGTCAATGGCCCGCAGATGATGCAGGACCTCGAAGCACAAGCTCGCCGGTTTGGCTCCGACGTGCGCTACGGCGTGGTGACCTCCGTCCAGTTTGAAGCCAACCCCGGCCCCGGACGTCCGCACCGGGCGGTTGTCGACGAGAAACACGAAATCACGGCCGACAGTATTATTATTTCGACCGGTGCTTCGGCCAAATGGCTGGGCCTTCCCTCCGAGATGCGCCTGAACGGTCGGGGTGTTTCAGCGTGTGCTGTTTGTGACGGGTTCTTCTTCCGCAATCAGGACGTAGCCATTGTAGGCGCGGGCGACACCGCGGCCGAAGAAGCCAGCTACCTCTCCAACATCTGCCGTAAAGTGTATATGCTGGTTCGGCGCGATCAGATGCGGGCCTCGCGGTTCATGCAGCAGCGGGTTCTGTCGAAAGACAACATTGAAGTGCTCTGGAACACCGAGACCCTCGAAGTCCTGGGTGACGAGGAGGTAAACGGCATTCTGATTCAGGATACCGTAACGGGCGAACAACGCACCCTCGACGTGACCGGCTTTTTCGTAGCTATTGGCCACAAACCCAATACCGATATTTTCAAAAACTACCTCGACATGGACAGCAATGGCTACATTCTGACCGAGAAAGGTAGCACACGGACCAACATCCCCGGCGTATTTGCCTGCGGTGATGCCCAAGACAATGTGTACCGGCAAGCCATCACGGCGGCTGGCACCGGGTGTATGGCTGCTCTCGACGCCGAGCGTTATCTGGTAACACTCGAAATGCAGGAGCATCTGGTCGCTTAG
- a CDS encoding OmpA family protein, whose product MKLFGERKATEAIAFMEEAIKREPSFADAHLKLGQLYEFTKRVEPALLAYREAVRLQPDAPTTAPAYQSLSNLLLRLGRYAEAIPYLEKYATLFAPQSAQALRVERLLATARFGQEATQRPQAVTPRPLSSALQTTPSQYFPVLTADEQTLVFTVLKPEGDEDLFTTTFNGETWQPPVSLSPNINTVDNEGTPSLSADGRTLVFAACQGRKGMGSCDLYITRRTGNEWSEPQNLGPTVNSRYYESQPALSADGRRLYFVSDRPGGQGKRDIWRTDADEQGNWLAPVNMGTPINTTFNEASPFIHANGQTLFFASEGHIGMGGYDLFVSDSLVTTASVRWSQPGNLGYPINTAEDQASLFVSANGARAYYSFEEQKEGISQRSRIYVFDMPESLRERVKPVSYLKGVVANSKNQKPVTATVELIDLATNQTISRVKSDAQTGQYAIVLPTEGEYALYVSSPGYLFKSLSFDFTQKTKETSSGVALPVALEPISPTGKETLNNLFFESGRYDLADKSRTELNRLADFLKLNPTVTIEVSGHTDDQGDATANLTLSKKRAQTVVTYLTEAGIAPTRIKSAGFGKTRPLVPNTSDENRRQNRRIEWRIL is encoded by the coding sequence ATGAAGCTTTTTGGCGAACGTAAAGCCACCGAAGCCATTGCGTTCATGGAGGAAGCAATTAAGCGCGAACCTTCCTTTGCCGATGCGCACCTGAAGCTGGGGCAACTGTACGAGTTTACCAAACGAGTAGAGCCCGCCCTGCTGGCCTACCGCGAAGCAGTGCGGCTTCAGCCCGATGCCCCCACTACGGCACCGGCCTACCAATCGTTGAGTAACCTGCTGCTCCGGCTCGGCCGATACGCCGAAGCGATTCCCTATTTAGAAAAATATGCGACCTTGTTTGCCCCGCAGTCGGCACAGGCCCTGCGCGTAGAGCGGCTGTTGGCCACCGCCCGCTTCGGGCAGGAAGCTACCCAACGCCCACAGGCCGTAACGCCCCGCCCACTTTCGTCGGCTTTGCAAACTACCCCCTCGCAATATTTTCCGGTGCTCACCGCCGACGAGCAGACCCTCGTGTTTACGGTTTTAAAACCCGAAGGTGACGAAGACCTGTTTACGACCACCTTCAACGGTGAAACCTGGCAGCCCCCCGTATCGCTATCTCCCAATATCAATACGGTCGACAATGAAGGGACTCCCAGCCTTTCGGCCGATGGGCGCACCCTGGTGTTTGCCGCCTGCCAGGGTCGTAAAGGGATGGGTAGCTGCGACCTGTACATTACCCGGCGAACCGGCAACGAATGGTCTGAACCCCAGAACCTCGGCCCAACGGTAAACAGCCGCTATTACGAATCACAACCCGCTTTATCGGCCGATGGTCGGCGGCTGTATTTTGTATCAGACCGGCCCGGTGGTCAGGGCAAACGCGACATCTGGCGTACCGACGCCGACGAGCAGGGCAACTGGTTGGCTCCCGTCAACATGGGCACACCCATTAACACGACCTTCAACGAAGCATCACCGTTTATTCACGCCAACGGACAAACCCTGTTTTTTGCGTCGGAAGGGCACATTGGTATGGGCGGCTATGACCTTTTTGTGAGCGACAGTCTGGTCACCACGGCCTCGGTGCGTTGGAGCCAACCCGGCAATCTGGGGTATCCTATCAATACGGCTGAGGATCAGGCTTCGCTGTTTGTGTCGGCCAACGGAGCACGGGCTTATTATTCATTCGAGGAACAGAAAGAGGGCATTTCGCAACGGTCGCGGATTTACGTGTTCGACATGCCCGAGTCGCTGCGCGAGCGGGTAAAACCGGTTAGCTACCTCAAAGGCGTGGTGGCCAACAGCAAAAACCAGAAACCGGTTACGGCCACCGTTGAGCTGATCGACCTGGCTACCAACCAGACTATTTCGCGGGTCAAGTCCGACGCCCAAACCGGCCAGTACGCTATTGTACTCCCGACCGAGGGCGAGTATGCCCTGTACGTGAGCAGCCCCGGTTACCTATTCAAAAGTCTTTCGTTCGATTTTACCCAAAAGACGAAGGAAACCAGCAGTGGTGTAGCCCTTCCGGTAGCCCTCGAACCCATCAGCCCTACAGGCAAGGAGACACTCAACAACCTGTTTTTTGAGTCGGGCCGGTACGATCTGGCCGATAAGTCACGAACGGAGCTAAACCGGTTGGCGGATTTTCTGAAGCTGAACCCGACGGTAACCATCGAAGTATCGGGCCATACCGATGATCAGGGCGATGCTACGGCCAATCTGACCTTATCGAAAAAACGGGCTCAGACCGTGGTCACCTACCTGACCGAAGCTGGCATTGCACCCACCCGGATCAAATCGGCCGGATTTGGCAAAACTCGACCATTAGTACCCAATACCAGCGACGAAAACCGACGCCAGAACCGCCGGATCGAGTGGCGTATTCTGTAG
- a CDS encoding 7-carboxy-7-deazaguanine synthase QueE, which translates to MNTTLNQPIISTTTLPVMEAFYTLQGEGAHSGRAAYFIRLGGCDVGCHWCDVKESWDVNAHPHQSIHQIVAEAAAHPGRMAVITGGEPLMHDLTDLTLALQAAGFKTNIETSGVCEAVTGSWDWICFSPKKFKKPNPAIYEQADELKVIIYNQSDFAFAESFVPYLRPDCRLFLQTEWSRTKEMLPLIVEYVKSNPQWQVSLQTHKYMDIP; encoded by the coding sequence ATGAATACGACACTCAATCAACCAATTATATCAACCACCACCCTACCCGTAATGGAAGCTTTTTACACCCTACAGGGCGAAGGAGCACACAGCGGCCGGGCGGCATACTTTATCCGACTGGGGGGCTGCGATGTGGGTTGCCACTGGTGCGACGTGAAAGAGTCGTGGGATGTAAACGCCCACCCACATCAGTCTATCCATCAGATTGTGGCCGAAGCGGCTGCCCACCCCGGCCGTATGGCCGTTATCACGGGTGGCGAACCCCTCATGCACGATCTTACCGACCTTACGCTGGCCTTGCAGGCGGCCGGGTTCAAAACGAACATCGAAACTTCGGGGGTGTGCGAGGCCGTAACCGGTAGCTGGGACTGGATTTGCTTCTCACCGAAGAAGTTCAAAAAGCCCAATCCCGCCATTTATGAGCAAGCCGACGAATTAAAAGTGATTATCTATAACCAGTCGGATTTTGCCTTTGCGGAGTCGTTTGTACCCTACCTCCGCCCCGATTGTCGGCTGTTTTTGCAAACCGAATGGAGCCGAACAAAAGAAATGCTGCCGCTCATCGTTGAGTACGTAAAAAGTAATCCGCAATGGCAGGTATCGTTGCAAACCCACAAGTACATGGATATTCCATGA
- a CDS encoding amidohydrolase, giving the protein MRVRSSVSLASAFAGLLLVGCQQRQSADLLVTNATIYTADSAFSTANAFVVKDGKFLAVGSADELAKQYTADSTADLGGQPVYPGFFDPHSHFMGLGQMLDQADLVGAGSYAEVVQRLKAFGEKNPQAMWIIGRGWDQNDWPATDSPVRGFPTKALLDAAFPNIPVALTRVDGHALLVNSKALRLAQITGGSKLAGGEVVLDAQGQPTGVLVDNAMQMVRRVIPQPDDQDKERMLLAAQKMCFSYGLTSVSDAGLNRNDIELIERLQKEGKLKIRDYAMISLGLPNIDYYLKKGPYQTDRLTVRSFKLYADGALGSRGACLRKPYSDRPETTGFLLLSPAELERILTQLAGSGFQANTHCIGDSANHLILDLYGKLLKTKNDRRWRIEHAQVVSPEDVWKFNRYSVIPSVQPTHATSDMYWAAERLGPVRVKGAYAFKDLMKQNNVIAFGSDFPVEAVNPLFGFHSATARQDAKNFPAGGYQPENAVDRQSALLAMTRWAAYANFEDQMRGSIAPGKQADFVVLNKDIMKAPAPELRQTKVLQTWVGGERVF; this is encoded by the coding sequence ATGCGCGTACGCTCTTCCGTATCTCTCGCATCTGCGTTTGCCGGCCTCTTGCTGGTCGGCTGTCAGCAACGGCAATCAGCCGATTTACTGGTAACAAATGCCACCATTTACACCGCCGACTCGGCCTTTTCGACCGCCAACGCCTTTGTCGTTAAAGACGGGAAATTTCTGGCGGTTGGGTCTGCCGACGAACTGGCCAAACAATACACCGCCGACAGCACTGCCGATCTGGGCGGTCAACCGGTGTATCCGGGTTTCTTCGACCCGCATTCGCACTTTATGGGCCTGGGCCAAATGCTCGATCAGGCCGATCTGGTCGGGGCCGGGTCATACGCCGAAGTAGTACAGCGGCTGAAAGCGTTTGGCGAGAAAAACCCGCAGGCCATGTGGATCATTGGTCGGGGGTGGGATCAGAACGACTGGCCCGCTACCGACTCCCCCGTGCGGGGTTTCCCCACAAAGGCCCTGCTCGATGCCGCTTTCCCGAACATCCCGGTGGCCCTGACCCGGGTTGATGGGCACGCCCTGCTCGTCAACAGCAAGGCCCTCCGACTGGCCCAGATTACGGGCGGCAGCAAACTCGCCGGGGGCGAAGTGGTGCTCGATGCCCAGGGGCAGCCCACGGGTGTTTTGGTCGATAACGCCATGCAGATGGTTCGGCGGGTAATTCCGCAACCCGACGATCAGGACAAAGAGCGAATGCTGCTGGCGGCTCAGAAAATGTGTTTCTCGTACGGCCTTACGTCGGTGTCGGATGCGGGCCTGAACCGTAACGACATTGAATTGATTGAGCGGTTGCAGAAAGAAGGCAAACTGAAGATCCGCGATTACGCCATGATCTCGCTCGGCCTGCCCAACATCGATTATTACCTCAAAAAAGGACCGTACCAAACCGACCGGCTCACCGTTCGGTCGTTTAAGCTGTACGCCGACGGGGCCCTCGGCTCACGTGGTGCCTGCCTGCGCAAGCCCTACAGCGACCGGCCCGAAACCACCGGCTTTCTGCTCCTTAGCCCCGCCGAGCTGGAGCGGATTCTGACTCAGCTGGCGGGTAGCGGGTTTCAGGCCAACACGCACTGTATCGGCGACTCGGCCAACCACCTTATTCTGGACCTGTACGGCAAACTCCTGAAAACCAAAAACGACCGTCGCTGGCGCATCGAGCACGCACAGGTGGTATCGCCCGAAGATGTCTGGAAATTCAATCGGTACTCGGTGATTCCGTCGGTACAACCCACCCATGCTACCTCCGATATGTATTGGGCCGCCGAACGGCTCGGGCCGGTGCGGGTAAAAGGCGCCTATGCCTTCAAAGATCTGATGAAACAAAACAATGTAATTGCATTTGGCAGCGATTTCCCGGTCGAGGCAGTCAACCCTTTGTTTGGCTTCCACTCGGCCACGGCCCGGCAGGATGCCAAAAATTTCCCGGCGGGTGGCTACCAGCCCGAAAACGCAGTTGACCGCCAATCGGCTCTGCTGGCTATGACTCGCTGGGCGGCCTACGCCAACTTTGAAGACCAGATGCGCGGTAGCATCGCCCCCGGTAAGCAAGCCGACTTTGTGGTACTCAACAAAGACATCATGAAAGCCCCTGCTCCCGAATTGCGCCAAACCAAGGTGCTACAGACCTGGGTAGGTGGTGAGCGCGTATTTTAA
- a CDS encoding TolC family protein, translating to MRYCSFLVCFFLSFQVLAQQPTRPTTTTQPQTDTPTSPVQRALQRTVTLANLPQKGSLLSLSEVVSSAVANNYQIRVNRSQELIAQNNNTKGFAGFYPTVNFTFQNNLLVQNLRQDFFNFNVPPQRLYGVVNRNATVGPAATYTVFNGFGREATLARLGQLVRVAEVNTRANIELTIADATTAYYDVVRQLQRLIAFQQALDISRERLELARATYEVGTRSKVDFLSAQVDYNADSAALMTQQLNLRNAKVVLNTLLVRELDTEFAVRDTILVRSDLSLPDLRESLKQQNPQLAAAVLNQRLAAIDVRLARAQQYPQVDLLGGYSFLPTDNQAGFGTRRGRNETYSLGIRMVLPLYNGGNLKRQLANARINEQITADQTANQQLQLMSALEQSYQQYRNSLAQLQLEVQNYQIALQNVDIAYDRYRIGNSTFVEFRDVQRNALTAQTRLIDASFNAKSAEIELLRLSSTITK from the coding sequence ATGAGATACTGCTCTTTTCTGGTTTGTTTTTTCCTCTCGTTCCAGGTACTTGCCCAGCAGCCCACCCGCCCCACGACAACCACACAACCGCAAACCGATACGCCCACTTCGCCCGTTCAGCGGGCCCTACAACGCACGGTAACGCTGGCCAATTTACCCCAGAAAGGTAGTTTGCTTTCATTGTCGGAAGTGGTGTCGTCTGCCGTTGCCAACAACTATCAAATTCGGGTGAACCGCTCACAGGAGCTGATTGCCCAAAATAACAATACAAAAGGTTTTGCCGGGTTTTATCCTACGGTGAATTTTACGTTTCAGAACAACCTGCTGGTGCAGAATCTGCGGCAGGATTTCTTTAACTTCAATGTTCCTCCACAACGGCTCTATGGTGTTGTTAACCGAAATGCCACCGTTGGGCCTGCGGCTACGTACACTGTGTTCAATGGATTTGGCCGCGAAGCTACCCTTGCCCGGCTCGGCCAGCTGGTACGGGTGGCCGAAGTAAATACCCGCGCCAATATTGAGCTGACCATTGCCGACGCCACTACGGCTTACTACGACGTAGTGCGGCAGCTTCAGCGTTTGATTGCGTTCCAGCAGGCGTTGGATATCTCCCGCGAACGACTCGAACTCGCACGGGCCACCTACGAGGTCGGGACGCGGTCGAAGGTTGATTTTCTGAGTGCACAGGTCGACTACAATGCTGATAGTGCCGCCTTGATGACGCAGCAACTGAATCTGCGCAACGCTAAAGTGGTGTTGAATACGTTGCTGGTACGCGAATTAGATACGGAATTTGCCGTACGGGATACCATTCTGGTACGCTCTGATCTGTCGTTGCCCGACCTGCGCGAGTCGCTCAAACAGCAGAATCCACAATTGGCAGCTGCCGTACTGAATCAGCGTCTGGCAGCTATTGATGTACGTTTGGCCCGAGCCCAGCAGTATCCTCAGGTTGATTTGCTGGGCGGATATAGTTTTTTGCCTACTGACAACCAGGCTGGCTTCGGAACGCGCCGAGGCCGCAACGAAACGTATTCGTTGGGAATTCGGATGGTGTTGCCGTTGTACAATGGCGGAAACCTGAAACGTCAGCTTGCCAATGCCCGGATCAACGAACAGATCACCGCCGATCAGACCGCTAACCAGCAATTACAGCTCATGTCGGCGCTTGAGCAGTCGTATCAGCAATACCGCAACAGCCTCGCTCAACTCCAACTGGAAGTGCAGAATTATCAGATTGCTCTTCAGAACGTTGATATCGCCTACGACCGCTACCGGATTGGGAACTCTACGTTTGTCGAGTTTCGGGATGTACAGCGCAATGCACTCACGGCCCAGACGCGCCTAATTGATGCCTCCTTCAACGCTAAGTCGGCCGAGATAGAACTGCTCCGTCTGAGCAGCACCATAACCAAGTAA
- a CDS encoding DUF421 domain-containing protein has translation MKEPVQPFDWQRILIHDFPWMYLGEVALRTAIMFTVVLLALTISGKRSVKQLSVYELVLLIGLGSAAGDPMFYDDVPLSTPIVVFVVMMGCYKIITRLSDKNRRLRESLEGKPVYVIQNGCIETRNFDEEDLGQDELFSELRQGGIEHLGQVRLAILEPNGQLSVFRSTDDACRPGLPILPHLLRLATDTLVVPGQYACTTCGHVQPFEGTERQPACQQCGRHHWVKAMG, from the coding sequence ATGAAAGAGCCTGTACAACCCTTCGACTGGCAACGGATTCTTATCCATGATTTTCCGTGGATGTACCTGGGTGAGGTGGCTCTGCGTACGGCCATTATGTTTACGGTGGTGTTGCTAGCCCTGACCATATCGGGTAAGCGATCGGTGAAACAATTATCGGTCTATGAACTGGTATTGCTCATTGGGTTAGGCTCAGCCGCGGGCGATCCTATGTTTTACGACGACGTTCCGTTGAGTACGCCTATTGTTGTGTTTGTGGTCATGATGGGCTGCTACAAAATCATTACCCGCCTGAGCGATAAGAACCGGCGGCTCCGCGAAAGTCTTGAAGGCAAACCCGTGTACGTGATTCAGAACGGATGTATCGAAACCCGCAACTTCGATGAAGAAGATCTCGGGCAAGACGAACTCTTTTCCGAACTGCGGCAGGGCGGTATTGAGCATTTGGGGCAGGTTCGGCTGGCAATTCTGGAGCCAAATGGTCAATTAAGCGTTTTCCGGTCGACGGATGATGCGTGCAGGCCAGGGCTGCCCATTTTACCTCATCTGCTACGGCTCGCAACAGATACGCTTGTGGTACCGGGCCAGTATGCCTGCACAACGTGTGGGCATGTACAGCCGTTTGAAGGGACTGAAAGGCAACCCGCCTGCCAACAGTGTGGCCGGCACCACTGGGTAAAAGCTATGGGCTGA
- a CDS encoding DNA topoisomerase IB codes for MNLLELAEDPVKAAKAAKLQYTSDTMPGISRQRKGDRFTYLAPDGQPVDDEATLARITKMALPPAWQNVWICAKPNGHLQATGIDTKNRKQYRYHANWNAIRSETKFFRMISFGQKLPLLRQQIEQDLKKTGLPRDKVIAIALSVMEHTLIRIGNAAYEKEYGSYGLTTLKDRHVKMQGAELRFSFKGKKGIYHDITLHDRRLSRLVKACRDIPGKELFQYFDETGERRSIDSGMVNEYLQQVMGDSFSAKDFRTWAGTVNALRLLVELEPCTTEKEAKKNVNTVLDEVSHRLGNTRTVCRKHYVHPQILEAYECQDLNPYIEHRNRFRQTSPYGLDGVEKLLLKFLTDQAKTIVKQTNKRSVAPTTRTRPSTVSP; via the coding sequence ATGAATTTACTGGAACTGGCCGAAGACCCGGTCAAAGCAGCCAAAGCCGCCAAACTTCAGTACACCTCCGATACCATGCCGGGCATTTCGCGGCAACGGAAAGGCGACCGGTTTACGTACCTGGCTCCCGATGGCCAACCCGTCGATGATGAGGCTACGCTCGCCCGAATTACCAAAATGGCGTTACCCCCAGCCTGGCAAAACGTATGGATCTGCGCTAAACCCAACGGCCATTTACAGGCAACGGGAATCGATACAAAAAATCGGAAACAGTACCGCTACCACGCCAACTGGAACGCCATTCGGAGCGAAACCAAGTTTTTTCGGATGATTTCATTCGGCCAGAAACTGCCGCTGCTACGCCAGCAAATTGAGCAGGACCTGAAAAAAACGGGGCTTCCGCGCGATAAAGTCATTGCCATTGCCCTGAGCGTAATGGAGCATACCCTGATCCGAATCGGCAACGCGGCTTACGAGAAAGAATACGGTTCGTACGGACTCACAACCCTGAAAGACCGGCATGTGAAAATGCAGGGAGCCGAACTCCGTTTCAGTTTCAAAGGCAAAAAAGGAATTTACCACGACATTACGCTGCACGACCGACGGCTGTCGCGGTTGGTGAAAGCCTGCCGTGATATTCCCGGTAAAGAGCTTTTTCAGTACTTCGACGAAACCGGCGAACGACGCAGTATTGATTCGGGTATGGTCAACGAGTACCTACAGCAGGTAATGGGCGATAGCTTTTCAGCGAAGGATTTTCGTACCTGGGCCGGTACCGTCAATGCCCTTCGGCTGTTGGTGGAGCTGGAGCCCTGCACAACGGAAAAGGAAGCCAAAAAGAATGTAAACACCGTGCTCGATGAAGTGTCGCACCGGCTGGGCAACACCCGCACCGTTTGCCGGAAACATTACGTACATCCGCAGATTCTGGAAGCCTACGAGTGCCAGGACCTTAACCCGTACATCGAACACCGAAACCGGTTTCGGCAAACGAGCCCATACGGGCTGGATGGCGTCGAAAAACTTCTGTTGAAATTCCTGACCGATCAAGCCAAAACGATTGTCAAGCAAACCAATAAGCGTTCGGTAGCCCCCACAACCCGCACCCGACCCAGTACCGTCAGCCCATAG
- a CDS encoding DUF6962 family protein, with protein MILSHVISDAALAITGVGVFWHFFGHLPFYNRLLWGFFLLTISLAAIAGTARFAGVENLEALHESLQTLASTLGIVCVVMATWALVMRRTVKLIPFVMTLVLGLFLFVVLLLPDVRVFRPVSSSLGILLVMLLGVFGLMRRVPNALWIVIAVMLAAIATKAESFSQLMHPTDFYHYMLALSLLGFGKAVQK; from the coding sequence ATGATTCTTTCGCACGTCATTTCCGACGCGGCTTTGGCCATCACGGGCGTTGGTGTTTTCTGGCATTTTTTTGGTCACCTGCCTTTTTACAATCGGTTGCTCTGGGGCTTTTTTCTGCTGACCATTTCGCTGGCAGCCATTGCCGGCACGGCCCGATTTGCCGGTGTCGAAAATCTGGAAGCTCTGCACGAATCCCTGCAAACGCTGGCCAGTACGCTCGGGATTGTTTGTGTCGTGATGGCCACCTGGGCTCTGGTGATGCGCCGAACGGTAAAGCTTATTCCGTTTGTGATGACCCTCGTACTGGGCCTTTTCCTGTTTGTAGTGCTGCTCTTGCCCGATGTGCGCGTATTTCGGCCGGTATCTTCATCGCTCGGTATTTTACTGGTTATGCTCCTTGGTGTATTTGGCCTGATGCGCCGGGTACCCAACGCGCTCTGGATTGTGATTGCCGTCATGCTGGCGGCTATTGCCACCAAGGCCGAGTCGTTTTCGCAACTGATGCACCCTACCGATTTTTATCATTACATGCTGGCGCTGTCGCTACTGGGGTTCGGTAAGGCCGTGCAGAAGTAG